In the Hordeum vulgare subsp. vulgare chromosome 7H, MorexV3_pseudomolecules_assembly, whole genome shotgun sequence genome, one interval contains:
- the LOC123412051 gene encoding isoflavone reductase homolog, translating to MEKSKVLVVGGTGYIGRRIVRASLAHGHRTFILTRPEIGLNIDKLQLLLSFKAQGARLVEASMEDHRSLVAAVKQVDVVVSAISGLHFLLQLKLVEAIKEAGNIKRFLPSEFGIDPARMAQALEPGRVTFDEKMEIRRAIEGANIPHTYVSANCFAAFFVPNLSQMRTLLPPKEKVHVYGDGSVKVIFMDEDDVATYTIKSIDDPRALNKTIYLRPAENILSQNELIAKWEKLSGKVLERIPIPSDEFLASMEGTDITNQMAVGHFHHIFYEGCSTNFDIGEDGEEASLLYPEVQYTRMEEYMKRYL from the exons ATGGAGAAGAGTAAGGTTCTTGTAGTTGGTGGCACTGGATACATCGGCAGGAGGATTGTGAGGGCGAGCTTGGCCCATGGCCACCGGACCTTCATCCTTACGCGGCCGGAGATCGGCCTCAACATCGATAAGCTCCAGCTGCTGCTGTCGTTCAAAGCGCAGGGAGCGCGCCTCGTCGAGGCGTCGATGGAGGACCACCGGAGCCTCGTCGCCGCCGTGAAGCAGGTGGACGTGGTGGTGTCGGCCATCTCCGGGCTTCACTTCCTGCTGCAGCTCAAGCTAGTGGAGGCCATCAAAGAAGCTGGAAATATCAAG CGTTTCCTGCCATCTGAATTCGGCATCGACCCAGCGAGGATGGCGCAAGCTCTAGAACCAGGAAGGGTCACATTTGACGAGAAGATGGAGATAAGAAGGGCAATAGAAGGAGCAAACATTCCACACACCTATGTTTCCGCTAACTGCTTTGCTGCTTTCTTTGTTCCTAACCTCTCTCAAATGCGTACCCTTCTCCCGCCCAAAGAGAAAGTTCACGTGTATGGTGATGGCAGCGTCAAAG TGATATTCATGGACGAAGATGACGTTGCAACATACACCATCAAGTCGATTGATGATCCTAGGGCCTTGAACAAGACAATATACCTAAGGCCGGCGGAAAACATCCTTAGTCAAAATGAGTTGATTGCTAAATGGGAAAAACTCTCAGGAAAAGTTCTTGAGAGAATTCCCATTCCGTCTGATGAGTTCTTGGCGTCAATGGAAG GTACGGACATTACAAATCAGATGGCGGTTGGGCATTTCCACCACATTTTCTACGAGGGTTGCTCAACAAACTTTGATATTGGGGAggatggagaggaagcttctctACTCTACCCAGAGGTTCAATACACCCGGATGGAGGAGTACATGAAACGTTATTTGTAA